The following are encoded together in the Tripterygium wilfordii isolate XIE 37 chromosome 3, ASM1340144v1, whole genome shotgun sequence genome:
- the LOC119988247 gene encoding protein C2-DOMAIN ABA-RELATED 7-like: protein MENVMGLLRIKVKRGINLAIRDAVSSDPYIVITMAHQKLKTSVVKNNCNPEWNDELTLSISDPNIPIKLTVYDKDTFSGDDKMGDAEIDIKPYLASLRMGLQNLPTGCVVSRVQPTRQNCLADESSIVWENGKIIQYMCLRLNNVECGEVELQLDWIEVAGCKGVGTQDFEWREQSFRKRRPRE from the exons ATGGAGAATGTGATGGGACTTCTCAGAATCAAAGTCAAGCGAGGCATCAATCTTGCTATTCGTGATGCCGTCAGCAGTGATCCTTATATTGTCATCACCATGGCTCATCAG AAACTTAAGACCAGCGTCGTGAAAAACAACTGCAATCctgaatggaatgatgaattgACTCTATCGATTTCAGATCCTAATATTCCAATCAAATTA ACTGTGTATGACAAGGACACATTTAGCGGAGACGACAAAATGGGCGATGCTGAGATAGACATTAAGCCATATCTAGCAAGTCTAAGGATGGGCTTGCAGAACCTCCCAACTGGTTGTGTCGTCTCAAGAGTTCAGCCAACCAGACAGAACTGCCTAGCCGATGAGAGCAGTATTGTTTGGGAGAATGGAAAAATCATCCAATACATGTGCCTGAGGCTGAACAATGTAGAGTGTGGGGAGGTGGAGCTTCAGCTTGACTGGATTGAAGTTGCAGGTTGTAAGGGTGTGGGAACTCAAG ATTTTGAATGGAGAGAACAGTCATTCAGAAAGAGGAGGCCACGCGAGTAA
- the LOC119995469 gene encoding uncharacterized protein LOC119995469, giving the protein MATLKVQSVAFTITILIAVMSETRWQVAGDKDCVDGLGILLGCQDSIVKDKPPIPPSSLCCQAVQYVGMYCPCKLMNNEGMDHLSPEKLVSAGNACGKPLLPGTKCGSYTVPPA; this is encoded by the exons atggcaaCCCTAAAAGTTCAGAGTGTGGCCTTCACCATCACAATCTTGATAGCAGTCATGAGTGAAACAAGATGGCAAGTTGCAGGGGATAAGGACTGTGTTGATGGGCTGGGTATCCTACTAGGGTGTCAAGACAGTATTGTCAAGGACAAGCCCCCAATACCACCATCATCACTGTGTTGCCAGGCCGTACAATATGTGGGCATGTACTGCCCATGCAAGCTCATGAACAATGAGGGGATGGATCACCTAAGCCCAGAGAAACTGGTGTCTGCTGGAAATGCTTGTGGAAAACCATTGCTACCTGGCACAAAATGTGGAA GTTACACAGTTCCTCCTGCATGA